The Kribbella jejuensis region CGGGCCTGCACGTCCGCAAAGCCCAAGTACCCGCCGAGGTTCCGCTTGCCGAAGCGGCCAGTGACCACCGGCCGATGATTGCCGACCTCTCGTTCCGTTCCTGAGGAGACCGATATGAAGCGACGTAGTTTGCTGGCCGGCGCCGGTGCGCTGGCGGCCGCCCCGCTGATCGACGTACCGGCCGCGCAGGCGGTCTCGAACCGGAAGGTGATGACCGGCGCGGAGGTGCTCGCGCAGGACGGTTGGGGAGCACTCCAGGGCCAGAAGGTCGGCGTGATCAGCAACCCGACCGGGATCCTCCCCGACCTCCAGCACATCGTCGACACCATGCACGCGTCCGGAAACGTGGACATCGTCGCGGTGTTCGGCCCGGAGCACGGTTTCCGCGGCACCGCGCAAGCGGGCGGTTCGGAGGGCGACCACGTCGACCCGCGGACCGGGATCATGGTGTACGACGCGTACGGCGCGACCGCCGACAAGCTGGCCGCGCTCTACACGAAGTCCGGGGTCGAAACTGTTGTCTTCGACATCCAGGACGTCGGCGCCCGCTTCTACACCTACATCTGGACGATGTTCGAGGCGATGCTGGCCGCGGTCCGGACCGGCGCGCGGTTCGTCGTCCTCGACCGCCCGAACCCGGTCGGCGGGTACGCGCGCGGCCCGATGCTCAAGCCCGGGTACACCTCCGGTGTCGGCAAGAAGGAGATCCTCCAGCAGCACGGCATGACGGTCGGCGAGCTGGCCCGGATGTTCGACGCCGAGTACCTCCCGCTCGAGCCGAACGGCGGCCGGCTGAAGCAGCTGACTGTGATCGAGGCGAAGAACTGGAAACGCGACCAGCTGTACGCCGACACCGGCCTGACCTGGGTGATGCCGAGCCCGAACATGCCGACGCCGGACACCGCCCTGCTCTACCCAGGCCTGTGCCTGTTCGAGGCGACCAATCTGTCCGAGGGCCGCGGTACCACGCGCCCGTTCGAGCTGATCGGCGCCCCGTACGTCGACTACCGGTGGGCGCAGGCGCTGCAGACCAAGAACATCCCGGGCGTCGCGTTCCGCGAGGCGTACTTCACGCCGTCGATCAGCAAGAACGCGAACCTGCTGTGCGGCGGCGTCCAGGTACAGATCACCGACCCGCACCGGGTGGAGGCGATCACGGCCGCGACGCACATGATCGTCGAGGCCCGTAAGCTCTACCCCGACTTCAGCTGGCGGGCGGAGACCCCACCCGGCCGGTGGATCGATCTGCTGACCGGATCCGACCGATTCCGGACCATGCTTTCGGCCGATGCGCCGGCCGAGGAGATCGTGGCAGCCTGGAAGTCCGAGACGGACGCCTGGACGTCCCGGCGGGCGAAGTACCTGCTCTACAAGGGAGCTCACCGATGAAGCGGTGGGCTGCCCTGAAACTATGCACAGTCACGACGATCTCAGCGGTGATACTCACGATGGCGACCCCTGCA contains the following coding sequences:
- a CDS encoding exo-beta-N-acetylmuramidase NamZ domain-containing protein, producing MKRRSLLAGAGALAAAPLIDVPAAQAVSNRKVMTGAEVLAQDGWGALQGQKVGVISNPTGILPDLQHIVDTMHASGNVDIVAVFGPEHGFRGTAQAGGSEGDHVDPRTGIMVYDAYGATADKLAALYTKSGVETVVFDIQDVGARFYTYIWTMFEAMLAAVRTGARFVVLDRPNPVGGYARGPMLKPGYTSGVGKKEILQQHGMTVGELARMFDAEYLPLEPNGGRLKQLTVIEAKNWKRDQLYADTGLTWVMPSPNMPTPDTALLYPGLCLFEATNLSEGRGTTRPFELIGAPYVDYRWAQALQTKNIPGVAFREAYFTPSISKNANLLCGGVQVQITDPHRVEAITAATHMIVEARKLYPDFSWRAETPPGRWIDLLTGSDRFRTMLSADAPAEEIVAAWKSETDAWTSRRAKYLLYKGAHR